The DNA segment CCCTGCCATTTTTTTCCGGGCAGGGGAAAGAGAACGGGCTTAGATGGAAAAGATAGACAGGGCTAAAGAGTTTCTGGCCGAGGCCAGGCAGGAAATAAAGAAGGTAACCTGGCCCACGAGACAGCAGACCATGACCTCCACGTGGGTGGTGCTCGCGGTCACGTTCATCCTGGCTTTGTTCCTCGGCCTGGTGGATATGGCATTCGCGAAACTGGTCGGCCTGATATTGAAATAACTGGCTTAAACTCAAGATTACATTCAGGTTGCTTAAAAAGTCCAAGATGCAAGGAGTCGAAAAACAACGAATGAGGCGTACTTTCCTTGTGCGCCGCAAAGACGAGTTTTGAAGACGACGCAGATTGGGCTTTCACCAGCCTGCTAAAGAGGGAGTAGATGGGGAGAAAGTGGTACGTGGTTCATACCTATTCCGGGTATGAGAACAAGGTAAAGGCCGCGCTGGAGGAGAAGATAAAGACCTCAGGCAAGGAAGGCCTCTTCGGCGAGGTGCTTGTCCCTTCCGAGAAGGTAGTGGACATGGTAAAGGGCCAGAAAAGGACCACTTCGCGCAAGTTCTTCCCCGGCTACATCCTCATTAACATGGAGCTTAACGACGAGACATGGCATCTCGTAAAGGGCATTCCCAAGGTGACGGGGTTTGTGGGCGGGCAGGAGACGCCTCCGACCATCTCCGAAGAGGAAGTCCACAAGATTACCCGCCAGATGGAAGAGGGCGCCGTAAAGCCCAAGCCCAAGGTAAGCTTCGAGAGGGGCGAAAACGTGAGGGTCATTGACGGCCCTTTCACCAACTTCACGGGTGTCGTGGAGGAAGTGAAGCCCGACAAAGGGAAGCTCCGCGTTCTCGTGAGCATTTTCGGCAGGGCAACGCCTGTCGAGCTGGATTTCGTTCAGGTCGAGAAGTCCTGAGCTTGGAAAAAGGGTTTAACCACACCGGCTGGGAGATGCGGTGATGACGTGACCGGAGGCCTGAAAAGCCGATTGCACGGTCCGGAATAGCGAGAGGAAGAGATGGCAAAAAAGGTTACAGGACAGGTAAAGCTGCAGATACCTGCCGGCAAGGCGACCCCTTCGCCCCCGGTCGGCCCGGCGCTCGGCCAGCACGGCGTCAACATAATGGAGTTCTGCAAGGCGTTCAACGCCAGGACCCAGGCCCAGGACGGCATGATCATACCCGTGGTCATAACCGTATACTCGGACAGGTCGTTCTCGTTCATAACCAAGACACCCCCGGCTTCCGTGCTGCTCTTGAAGGCCGCAGGCATCGAGAAGGGCTCGAAGGAGCCCAACAAGACGAAGGTGGCCAAGGTAACGAAGAAGCAGGTAGAGGACATAGCCAAGCTCAAGATGCCGGACCTGACGGCAGGGAGCCTCGAAGCGGCGATAAAGACGGTCGAGGGCACTGCCAGGAGCATGGGCATCACGGTGGAGGGTTAGAGCGATGGGAAAGAGATACGAGGCCGCCAAGGCAAAGGTCGAAGCCGATAAGGCTTACGAAATAGAAGAAGGTTTCAAGCTGGTCCCGGAGACCGTATGCGCCAAGTTCGACGAGACGGTCGAGGTCTCCGGCAGGCTGGGGGTCGACCCCAAGCACCCTGACCAGATGGTGAGGGGCACGGTCGTCCTCCCGCACGGCATAGGGAAGACCGTCCGCGTGCTGGTCTTCGCCAAGGGCGAGAAGGCCGTGGAGGCCCAGGAGGCGGGGGCCGACTTCGTCGGCGCAGAGGACCTCCTTGAGAAAGTATCTAAGGGATGGCTGGACTTTGACGCGATAGTGGCGACCCCGGACATAATGGGCGCGGTCGGAAAGCTCGGAAAGGTACTCGGCCCCAGGGGCCTCATGCCGAACCCCAAGCTCGGCACCGTTACTTTCGAAGTCAAGAAGGCGGTTTCGGACCTTAAGGCCGGAAAGGTCGAGTTCAGGGTGGACAAGGCCGGGAACATCCATGTGCCGGTCGGGAAGGCTTCCTTTGGCGCGACCAAGCTCAAGGAGAACTTCCTTGCGCTCATGGAGGCCATCGTAAAGGCCAAGCCGGCGGCGAGCAAGGGCACTTATCTGAGGAGCCTTTTCCTCTCCACGACCATGGGCCCGAGCATCAGGCTCAACCCGGTCGAGGTAAGGAACCTCTTCAAGTAGTTTTGATGTGAGGATCAGGCGCTGGGGCGTTTAGCCCCGGGCGCTTTTGTTACCTAAATAGCGGTCAAAGACAGTAGGGGCTTAGGCTTAAAAATCCTACCGAGGCCATAGGCGCGGAATCGTGGGCCCGATCATGGGGTCCCGCGGTGCGAGGGAGACGTATTCCTTCGCGCCGGCTTTATTTTTTGCCTTGTGACTCTTCTGTCTTTTGATTGCAAAAAAAGACAGAAAGGAGGAGAGAGTTGGACAGGACTGAGAAGACCAGGATCATTGAAGAAGTCCAG comes from the Deltaproteobacteria bacterium genome and includes:
- the secE gene encoding preprotein translocase subunit SecE, whose product is MEKIDRAKEFLAEARQEIKKVTWPTRQQTMTSTWVVLAVTFILALFLGLVDMAFAKLVGLILK
- the rplK gene encoding 50S ribosomal protein L11, with the protein product MAKKVTGQVKLQIPAGKATPSPPVGPALGQHGVNIMEFCKAFNARTQAQDGMIIPVVITVYSDRSFSFITKTPPASVLLLKAAGIEKGSKEPNKTKVAKVTKKQVEDIAKLKMPDLTAGSLEAAIKTVEGTARSMGITVEG
- the rplA gene encoding 50S ribosomal protein L1, with translation MGKRYEAAKAKVEADKAYEIEEGFKLVPETVCAKFDETVEVSGRLGVDPKHPDQMVRGTVVLPHGIGKTVRVLVFAKGEKAVEAQEAGADFVGAEDLLEKVSKGWLDFDAIVATPDIMGAVGKLGKVLGPRGLMPNPKLGTVTFEVKKAVSDLKAGKVEFRVDKAGNIHVPVGKASFGATKLKENFLALMEAIVKAKPAASKGTYLRSLFLSTTMGPSIRLNPVEVRNLFK
- the nusG gene encoding transcription termination/antitermination protein NusG gives rise to the protein MGRKWYVVHTYSGYENKVKAALEEKIKTSGKEGLFGEVLVPSEKVVDMVKGQKRTTSRKFFPGYILINMELNDETWHLVKGIPKVTGFVGGQETPPTISEEEVHKITRQMEEGAVKPKPKVSFERGENVRVIDGPFTNFTGVVEEVKPDKGKLRVLVSIFGRATPVELDFVQVEKS